In the genome of Zootoca vivipara chromosome 6, rZooViv1.1, whole genome shotgun sequence, the window CGGATCAGCTATGTACGCCTCCTCTTCAAGAACCGGGCCTACTGTGCCCAGAACGAAACCATGTGGGACCCCGAGAGCAGCCAGTGCAAGCCCAGGCAGATCATCTTCCACATCGGGCAAGGAGAGTTGAACTCACCAGCCGTCCTGGTCAGCCGCAACCTCTTTAAGCCCACCATGCCGGACAGCAGCTGGAAGGAGGTCCGCGACCGCCCCCAGCTGCGCATCTTCGGTCAGCCCCTGTCTGATTACTACGTTTACGTCCCCGTAGTGGAGAGGGATGCCTACTCAGTCCTGATCTCCAGGATCTACTCTGGCAAGAAAGAGTCCTTCATCACTGTAGAGAACTTGCTGGCATCCTGGGCATTTTGGACGCCACTGCTGGATGGGTTGTCTAGCCAAGCCCCACGTTTGTACCCAGGGGGGCGGGAGAATGAGCATCTCCTGGATTTTGAGATGGTGGGCAGGGAAGTGTCCTTTGTGGCGAAAGAGACCATTGAACTGATGGACACGAGGGACGAACAAACCCCGGACAAGTACAAGACCATCCAGTCCAGATTTCGGCAAAGCCAGCTGATCACCGCTTGGTCGGAGGACCTGATCGACCGGCTGGCGTCGGACATGGAAGCGGCGGCGGCAAGTGCCGTCCGGAGGTCCGGGGAGTTCCACATGGCGCTCTCGGGAGGGTCAAGCCCCCTGGCTTTGTTCCGGCAGTTGGCTACACGTCACTATGGCTTCCCATGGAGGCAGACCCACCTGTGGCTGGTGGATGAGCGCTGTGTCCCTCTCACCGACCTGGAGTCCAATTTCGGCACCCTGCATGACCAGCTGCTCCGCCATGTCCGAGTCCCCTACTTCAACATCCACCCCATGCCAGTGCACCTCAACCGGAGGCTTTGCGTGGAAGAGGACAAGGGCCCCGAGCTCTACGCCAATGAGATCGCCGCCCTGGTGACCAACTCCAGCTTCGACCTGgtgctgctgggggtgggtgCCGACGGGCACACGGCCTCGCTCTTCCCGCACTCGCCCGTGGGCCTGGAGGGGAGCCAGGGCGTGGTGTTTACCGAGAGCCCCGTCAAGCCGCATCAGCGCATGACCCTCACCTTGCCGCTCATCAACAAGGCCAAGCGGGTGTCGGTGCTGGTGATGGGGAAGGGCAAGCATGACATTGTGACGGTAGTCAGCAGGGTGGGGCACGAACCCAAGAAATGGCCCGTCTCCGGAGTCAGCCCCAGCTCTGGCCAGATAGCATGGTACGTGGACTATGAGGCACTGCTTGGATGATGCCCTGGTAGTGCTGCCTTCACCTGCTCCCCCTCGCCCTTTGCCTGTCTTGGCATTCAGGATATTGGGCAGCTGTTGTAGCTGCTTCTGTCTTCAGGAAAATTATTCTGTctggtggcagggagttccactgtCTGTTAATGAagagtgtatttttatttttttaaagaaagatctgCAGACCAAGGCCTGTCTGACAACAGCTGGCCTTATTTCACCATTGGCCCGCAAACTTAAAAGCAGGATGTGACAGGCCCTTCAGGTATGTCCCTAATGTGCTACACTGCCACCATGTGCAGAGGATCCATTTAGACATCATGGCTCATAGCCCTTGATCGACCTATTCTACCCTGtgggatttgtctaatcctgttttgtCTGGGGGTTTTTAAGCTGTCTGTGCTGGAGCCTGTTCCCACATCTTGCGGCGAGTTCTGTCGGTTAATGATTTGGACCTGTGGGCTTATGAGTGGTGGCTTTAAGAGCCGAAAGGTCCTCCTGGCTCTTTCTTCTGCCATGCTCAGGTCTCTTCACTGCTGTGTGCCtcactttcccctctcctcttacAAATGATCTGCCTCTGACAAATGCCCTAACATCCACAGTTGAAGTCTTTGTTTAAATAGGCCTTTGGAAATTTGTAGGTTTTGGCTACTGGTAAATGGCTCCACGGTGCCTCTCTCCATATAtagttataaatatataaaagataGTGTATGCGCGCGtgtgtgaatacacacacactgcGCTGGTATACACACATACCCACAACTCCTCTTTGAATAATTCATGCAAAGGGAGCTGATATGCAAATTCATGAACTTCTTTTGCACAACCTGAGATCTCACCTTGCGCTGAGCAAGTTCTCCTGCATAAAAATCTTGTTTCCTCCTGTGAAAGCTGGCTTGCAGCCTgatccagggaggaggaaagctttCCTATGCCTGGTAATTTCAGTGTCCTTAGGCGAGCCTAGCTCAACACTGCATTGAGGTGTTAGCCTAGGGGATTTTGCAGGGCGGTGGATGTCAAAGCCAGTTCCTAGCATCGAAGGGGAATGGCAAAAAGAGGAAAGACGGACTAGATTCTGCCACAAGGTGGTGCTGTTACATGAGTTTCCACTTTTTCTTGTTAAGAGTTTCTTTTAAACTAGGCTTAAAAAAATAGGGGCTTTCAAAGTCTGTTTTGTGTTCCTACTTATTTTCCCATAAAATGTGGCgcagccacaccatacattcctaccgtgtttccatgaaaataagacactgtcttatatttattttcctcaagaagacacactatggcttattttcggggggtatcttattccagcgggaaggGCTCTGGGCGCGGCACGGCATGGCAGAGGGCAACAAGCTGTTGCTGGGAGGTGCCGcatccatgtcttatttttggagtatggcttatattgcataaatgcttagaaatcctgctatggcttattttatgggtatgtcttatttttgggaaaacacggtatattgcagggggttgtactagatgaccctctgagtCCCCTTTAACTCTGCAACTCTGATTTACACAGCACATGGTCCCTCTAAatagagaatcctgggaatgctAGGTTACAtatcagaactacaattcccagcacctttaacaaatggCAGTACCCAGGATTTTTGAGGAGAagccatggaatcatagagttggaagggattccaagagtcatgtagtccaatcccttgcaaggcaggaatctcaatgtGCGGTcccccatccaatctgaaactatactagctttgcaaatatgctgcagttttattgctgcaccacttggaattgtgcttcaGAACTGTGGTGTGGATGCGACCTGAATTTCTTGCctagagcagggggtggggaggaacctGTGCCCTCTCCCATTGTTGTTGGGAGTACATCTCCCATCGTTGGCTGCTTTTAGAGTATGTAAAAGCAACCACTGTCCACTCTTAGTGGAGCCCATGTTCTGTTCCTTTCTTCAGGAGTCTGGTTGAAAAAGAGGCAGACTCAGAGCAGCTGCTCATACAGAGATGTGGCAGGCAGCCCCCCTTGTGGCAGGTGTACCTACCTACAGAGGAGGCtggccttttctccccccccccccagcagtataTCATACAGAAATGCAGCAGGAAACCTCCTCTGAAGCCACCTGCCCTGGGATTACTCTTTGATTAATTCAGTCTTTCCCTGTCAAAGTTTGGGAATTACTGCTTTAGTATAAGAGATGTGTCTTCTATAAATACTATCAAGctctgtggggatttgaacagagGCTCTTCAGATTTCCTGCAGCAAGCCAGCTGCGGCTTTGACTACTACTGCTGTTTTTAAACACTTATGGGGTAGGAATGCCC includes:
- the H6PD gene encoding GDH/6PGL endoplasmic bifunctional protein, whose amino-acid sequence is MLFRAIFTLIFLWGVLPSETRESRGHISVVLLGATGDLANKYLWQGLFQLYLDEVSRGHTFTFHGAAQTEPERGQRLVFERLKRLACPSDVPPNRCAVLKDQFIRLTDYHQLKTAEDYATLNRQITTTLSQEGMEEAGRIFYFSVPPFAYAEIARHINSSCRPPPGQWLRVVLEKPFGHDLRSAQELADELRTFFREEEIYRVDHYLGKQAVAHILPFRDQNRHHLDPIWNRHHIERVEIVLKETVDVKNRTGFYEKYGVIRDIHQNHLTEILMFLAMELPANISSSEDIIQSKLQAFTSLQSPEITSAVIGQYVAYNSHVREELQKGQDYFSRTPTFAGVLVHLDSLRWEGVPFILASGKVLDERISYVRLLFKNRAYCAQNETMWDPESSQCKPRQIIFHIGQGELNSPAVLVSRNLFKPTMPDSSWKEVRDRPQLRIFGQPLSDYYVYVPVVERDAYSVLISRIYSGKKESFITVENLLASWAFWTPLLDGLSSQAPRLYPGGRENEHLLDFEMVGREVSFVAKETIELMDTRDEQTPDKYKTIQSRFRQSQLITAWSEDLIDRLASDMEAAAASAVRRSGEFHMALSGGSSPLALFRQLATRHYGFPWRQTHLWLVDERCVPLTDLESNFGTLHDQLLRHVRVPYFNIHPMPVHLNRRLCVEEDKGPELYANEIAALVTNSSFDLVLLGVGADGHTASLFPHSPVGLEGSQGVVFTESPVKPHQRMTLTLPLINKAKRVSVLVMGKGKHDIVTVVSRVGHEPKKWPVSGVSPSSGQIAWYVDYEALLG